The following coding sequences are from one Gimesia sp. window:
- a CDS encoding efflux RND transporter periplasmic adaptor subunit: MKSRVITIMVILILFVGIGIYWKQNQTNTEAETGAPDIGSAVETANEETPSEVALSEEKLKNIQLTVAPVKRQPLSQIRMVPGRLQYDDRKHVSVKAPADGVLVEVRVKTGDKIKEGQVLAVLNSPEIGTARADLLQRRAEYELAQKQFGWKNEIQSNVQKLVDALLSKQPMPEIEKEFANEKLGDYRSQLLPAYSRYLLAEMINSKSAPLAKSGAISLQSLKRRETEMQDARADLKSLCEQSIYDVKLERDREQARLNDAEHRMTISRQNLEALLGSAVDPGSKELKAAEKLSRLEVIAPFSGTIEDRTFSRSERVNRSDVLFTLAQTDTLWVAADIRESDWAAISLTGSQDLQVKVNSFPDETFPARLYYLGRSVSPVTNSVPLIAEIKNPDGKLRPGMFVQVLIPGKQKSDVITVPARAVLDDAQQEFVFVKTSDRSFRRVDIQSGLKTEDWVEVQNGLKEGEQVVDEGAFTLKSELLLEREE; this comes from the coding sequence ATGAAATCGCGAGTTATTACCATCATGGTCATTCTGATTCTGTTCGTCGGAATCGGGATTTACTGGAAACAGAATCAGACAAACACAGAGGCAGAAACAGGTGCTCCTGACATCGGTTCTGCAGTCGAAACTGCAAACGAGGAGACGCCCTCGGAGGTGGCCCTCTCTGAAGAGAAACTGAAGAATATTCAACTGACTGTGGCCCCTGTGAAACGACAGCCACTGAGTCAGATACGCATGGTTCCCGGACGGTTGCAGTATGACGACCGCAAACATGTTTCAGTTAAAGCACCCGCTGACGGCGTGCTGGTGGAAGTCCGCGTGAAAACGGGAGATAAGATCAAAGAAGGTCAGGTGCTGGCAGTCTTGAACAGTCCCGAGATCGGAACCGCGCGTGCCGATCTGTTGCAGCGGAGAGCTGAGTACGAACTGGCCCAGAAACAGTTCGGCTGGAAAAATGAAATTCAGAGCAACGTACAGAAACTGGTTGATGCTCTGCTCAGTAAGCAACCGATGCCGGAGATCGAAAAAGAGTTCGCGAACGAGAAACTGGGAGACTACCGGTCCCAGCTGCTCCCCGCTTATTCACGCTACCTGCTGGCTGAAATGATCAATTCGAAATCCGCTCCCCTGGCGAAATCGGGAGCAATTTCATTACAGTCATTGAAGCGGCGCGAAACCGAAATGCAGGATGCACGGGCCGATCTGAAATCTCTGTGCGAACAGTCGATCTACGATGTCAAACTGGAACGCGATCGAGAACAGGCACGCCTCAATGATGCCGAACATCGCATGACCATCAGTCGTCAGAACCTGGAAGCCCTGCTGGGATCGGCCGTCGATCCCGGCAGTAAAGAGCTCAAGGCTGCGGAGAAACTCTCCCGGCTGGAAGTCATCGCCCCTTTCAGTGGAACCATTGAGGACCGTACTTTCAGCAGGTCCGAACGCGTCAATCGGTCCGATGTACTGTTTACACTGGCGCAGACCGACACGCTCTGGGTGGCAGCCGATATCCGTGAATCGGACTGGGCAGCGATTTCACTGACGGGCAGCCAGGATCTGCAGGTGAAAGTCAATTCGTTTCCCGATGAGACATTCCCGGCTCGACTGTACTACCTGGGACGTTCGGTTTCACCGGTGACCAATTCGGTTCCATTGATCGCAGAGATCAAAAATCCGGATGGCAAACTGCGTCCCGGCATGTTCGTCCAGGTTCTGATTCCCGGCAAGCAGAAGTCCGATGTGATTACGGTCCCGGCCCGGGCAGTACTGGATGACGCGCAACAGGAATTTGTTTTCGTCAAAACATCCGATCGTTCATTTCGACGTGTTGATATTCAGTCCGGTTTGAAAACAGAAGACTGGGTGGAAGTTCAGAATGGTCTTAAGGAAGGTGAGCAGGTTGTGGATGAGGGGGCGTTTACCCTTAAGTCCGAACTGCTGCTGGAACGGGAAGAATAA